The Desmonostoc muscorum LEGE 12446 genome includes a region encoding these proteins:
- a CDS encoding amidase — protein sequence MNDLVFLTAHQLAKAIRDRQVSSKEVIEAYLSQIAQHNPRLNAIVTLDAENAIAQSKAADQALAQGENWGVLHGVPITIKDTLETKGLRTTSSYQPLANYVPKQDATVVARLRAAGAIILGKTNTPQLADNFQTNSPLFGRTNNPWNHECTPGGSTGGGASAIAAGLSLLEIGSDIGGSIRVPSHFCGIFGLKPTEDLVSIFGHIPELPGTPKTIRHLQTIGPLARCVEDLQLCLSLIQDPDPRQSEVMPISTQVNPVATLQSYRYAWTEGFGQIPATAETKAALEKLASSLADLGCCVEQHNQPPNFDSNAIRDTYLKIYNFELGLSQPDLTQTQQQQRYLTALIERDILIANMEDFLSNWDAWLCPVVPVPAFTHRQPGEPIEVDGHEFSYLRTIGAYTTIFNLTGNPAVVLPFTQSQEGLPIGVQVVGRRGSDMKLLEIAEKLTQVTGFFQRPPGY from the coding sequence ATGAATGATTTAGTGTTTTTAACTGCTCATCAATTGGCAAAAGCTATCCGCGATCGCCAAGTTTCTTCAAAAGAAGTAATAGAAGCTTATCTGAGTCAGATTGCTCAACACAATCCAAGATTAAATGCCATTGTGACACTGGATGCAGAAAATGCGATCGCCCAGTCGAAAGCCGCAGATCAAGCATTAGCTCAAGGAGAAAATTGGGGAGTCTTACATGGAGTACCCATAACTATCAAAGACACCCTAGAAACCAAAGGATTACGCACAACTAGCAGTTATCAACCCCTAGCCAATTATGTCCCAAAGCAAGATGCCACCGTTGTCGCTCGACTACGCGCCGCTGGAGCAATTATTTTGGGCAAGACGAATACACCACAACTAGCTGATAACTTCCAGACTAACAGTCCCCTGTTTGGTAGAACAAACAACCCCTGGAACCATGAGTGTACCCCAGGTGGTAGCACTGGGGGTGGGGCGAGTGCGATCGCTGCTGGGTTATCCCTTCTGGAAATTGGTAGCGATATTGGTGGGTCAATCCGCGTTCCGTCTCACTTCTGTGGGATTTTCGGCTTGAAACCAACCGAGGATTTAGTGTCAATATTTGGACATATTCCAGAGTTGCCAGGAACACCTAAAACTATTCGGCATTTACAGACAATAGGGCCTCTTGCCCGGTGTGTGGAAGACTTGCAATTGTGTCTGTCACTGATTCAAGACCCAGATCCGCGCCAGTCAGAAGTAATGCCCATATCCACACAAGTTAACCCAGTGGCCACCCTACAATCGTACCGCTACGCTTGGACAGAAGGTTTTGGTCAGATTCCAGCAACAGCTGAAACCAAAGCCGCTCTAGAGAAACTAGCATCATCCCTAGCGGATCTTGGATGCTGTGTAGAACAACACAACCAGCCGCCAAATTTTGATAGCAATGCGATACGAGATACTTACCTCAAGATTTATAATTTTGAATTGGGTTTATCACAGCCAGACCTGACGCAGACTCAACAGCAACAACGATATCTCACCGCCCTCATTGAGCGCGATATTCTCATTGCCAATATGGAAGACTTTTTATCTAATTGGGATGCTTGGCTGTGTCCAGTAGTGCCAGTGCCTGCCTTTACCCATCGTCAGCCAGGAGAACCCATTGAGGTAGATGGTCACGAGTTTTCTTATTTGAGAACAATAGGTGCTTACACAACAATTTTTAACTTAACTGGCAACCCTGCGGTAGTGCTGCCTTTTACACAGTCACAAGAAGGACTACCCATCGGTGTGCAAGTGGTGGGGCGGCGTGGAAGCGATATGAAACTGCTAGAAATTGCTGAAAAATTAACTCAAGTAACTGGTTTTTTTCAACGTCCGCCTGGGTACTAG
- a CDS encoding cystathionine beta-synthase produces MATYNNILEAVGRTPLIKLNSISQEIKSTIYCKLEYLNPGGSTKDRIALAMIEAAEKTGQLQPGGTIIEATAGNTGVGLALIAAIKKYRCIFVMPDKMSQDKINLLKAYGAEVVITPTSVPPDSPESFNGVAERLAKEIVGAYRPDQFTNPNNPLAHYLTTGPEIWSDSDGKVDVFVAAMGTGGTISGVGKYLKEQNPNIVIVGADPEGSIFSGDTLKLYKVEGIGEDFIPKTFNRQVIDEMVRVSDKESFNMARHLAREEGLLVGGSCGTAIVGALKYAARLSEPKQIVVLLPDSGRNYINKIYSDSWMQENGFWEEKTRIITKIKDILVNKKDFPSLVSVSPQDTLSQVIEVMQKLNISQIPVIENNNVIGSLNEAALMKLLHEGINFSNQKVAAVMGKPLPIVDEKVEISEAIEFFYREILEL; encoded by the coding sequence ATGGCTACTTATAATAATATTCTGGAAGCAGTTGGCAGAACTCCTCTGATTAAACTCAATAGTATTAGTCAAGAAATTAAATCAACAATTTATTGTAAATTAGAATATCTCAATCCTGGTGGTAGCACAAAAGATAGAATAGCTCTTGCCATGATTGAAGCAGCAGAGAAAACAGGTCAACTGCAACCTGGCGGGACAATCATTGAAGCAACAGCAGGAAATACTGGAGTTGGTCTGGCGCTAATCGCTGCGATTAAAAAATATCGATGCATATTTGTGATGCCAGATAAGATGAGCCAGGATAAAATTAACTTGCTGAAAGCTTATGGTGCAGAAGTAGTAATTACTCCTACATCCGTTCCTCCTGACTCTCCAGAAAGCTTTAACGGAGTAGCAGAAAGACTTGCTAAAGAAATAGTAGGAGCTTATAGACCCGATCAATTTACTAATCCGAATAATCCGTTAGCTCATTACTTAACAACTGGGCCAGAGATTTGGTCAGATAGTGATGGTAAAGTTGATGTTTTTGTGGCTGCGATGGGAACAGGTGGGACAATTTCAGGAGTTGGCAAATATCTCAAGGAACAAAATCCAAATATAGTAATTGTTGGTGCAGATCCAGAAGGTTCGATTTTTTCTGGCGATACCCTCAAACTTTACAAAGTGGAGGGAATTGGTGAAGACTTTATTCCGAAAACTTTTAACCGCCAAGTCATAGATGAAATGGTGAGAGTTAGCGATAAAGAGTCTTTTAATATGGCTCGTCATCTGGCGCGAGAAGAAGGTTTACTTGTGGGAGGCTCTTGCGGCACAGCGATAGTAGGGGCTTTAAAATACGCAGCTAGATTATCAGAACCTAAGCAAATTGTAGTACTGTTGCCAGATTCTGGTAGAAACTATATCAATAAAATCTATTCTGATTCCTGGATGCAAGAAAATGGTTTCTGGGAAGAAAAAACCAGAATAATCACAAAAATTAAAGATATACTTGTGAATAAAAAAGATTTCCCATCACTCGTTTCTGTGAGTCCACAGGATACATTGAGTCAAGTGATTGAAGTTATGCAAAAGCTGAATATCTCCCAGATTCCAGTTATTGAAAATAATAATGTCATTGGTAGTTTAAATGAAGCTGCTTTAATGAAACTACTGCATGAAGGTATCAATTTTTCTAACCAAAAAGTTGCGGCTGTTATGGGTAAGCCTTTACCAATTGTAGATGAAAAAGTAGAGATTTCCGAAGCTATCGAGTTCTTTTATCGGGAAATACTGGAATTATAA
- a CDS encoding aminotransferase class I/II-fold pyridoxal phosphate-dependent enzyme yields MSDQTQPPNKMLQEVQEAETTGHIISSRLLKAIQGQTPSEFLAKTTYMSRKHEPGSIDFTEGDAHELPPLGFVEALQRWSVPQNESWFGYKDNLPEARATVSEGLKTQRGISIAPEDIFMTNGSLIGLAICLQMLTEMGDEVIIITPPWLNYRRMIHVAGAVPVGVPVNPTTFDLDLDAIANVITESTRAIVINSPHNPTGKIFSATTLQQLANLLTNASNHYGKPIYLISDETFSRIVFDGRICPSPTQFYPFSFLIYGYSKVWMAPGQRIGYVALPPTMPERESIRRIIRTLQGSPFGWCFPSALMQYALTDLEQLTLDMNHLQRKRDWMVKALQEMGYKLQIPEGTFFLLVESPWSDDCAFAELLASQDVFVFPGTPQEIPGYFRISLTANEDMIYRALPKFQAAIEYATNNRK; encoded by the coding sequence ATGTCAGATCAAACACAACCACCCAACAAAATGCTACAGGAGGTACAAGAAGCCGAGACAACAGGTCATATCATCTCGTCCCGACTGCTCAAGGCGATTCAAGGCCAGACTCCAAGTGAGTTCCTCGCCAAGACAACTTATATGAGTCGTAAGCATGAACCGGGAAGCATTGATTTTACTGAGGGTGACGCTCATGAGTTGCCCCCACTAGGCTTTGTAGAAGCCCTTCAGCGCTGGAGCGTTCCGCAAAATGAGAGTTGGTTCGGCTATAAAGATAACCTGCCGGAGGCACGAGCCACAGTGTCAGAAGGTCTAAAGACGCAACGCGGCATTTCCATCGCACCTGAAGATATTTTCATGACCAATGGCAGTCTGATTGGTCTAGCTATTTGTCTTCAGATGCTGACTGAAATGGGGGATGAGGTGATAATCATTACCCCACCTTGGTTAAACTATAGGCGGATGATTCATGTTGCTGGTGCGGTTCCGGTTGGCGTTCCTGTAAATCCAACTACCTTCGATCTGGATCTAGATGCGATCGCCAATGTTATCACTGAAAGTACCAGAGCGATCGTCATCAATTCACCCCACAACCCCACAGGCAAGATTTTTTCAGCAACAACCCTACAGCAATTAGCAAATCTGCTCACCAATGCCTCCAATCACTACGGCAAACCCATTTACCTGATTTCTGATGAAACCTTCAGCCGCATTGTGTTCGATGGGCGGATTTGTCCCAGTCCCACTCAGTTCTACCCGTTTTCCTTCCTCATCTACGGTTACAGTAAGGTCTGGATGGCTCCTGGTCAACGCATCGGGTATGTTGCCTTGCCACCTACAATGCCTGAACGTGAGTCAATACGCCGCATAATTCGTACACTGCAAGGTAGTCCTTTTGGTTGGTGTTTCCCCAGTGCCCTAATGCAGTATGCCCTGACTGACTTGGAGCAACTCACCCTCGATATGAATCATCTACAACGCAAGCGTGATTGGATGGTGAAAGCACTCCAGGAAATGGGTTATAAGTTGCAAATTCCTGAGGGGACATTCTTTTTGTTAGTAGAGTCACCCTGGTCAGACGACTGTGCTTTTGCCGAGTTGCTAGCAAGTCAAGATGTATTTGTTTTCCCTGGGACACCCCAAGAAATACCGGGTTATTTCCGAATTTCTCTGACTGCCAACGAAGACATGATTTACCGTGCCCTGCCCAAATTCCAAGCAGCTATAGAATATGCTACCAATAACAGAAAATAA
- a CDS encoding DMT family transporter encodes MSNQLELAQQQIDPKPDILAYLSMPVAVFLLSLAAIFIKLSEKEIGSNATIFNRFWIGAVAFGLWNSIQASRYKLSADFLIQNEAYTIRDIIIFVVLAIINIGSLLSWAWSITQTSIANANLLHNLNPLFATLGGWLFLGHRFGKKFLISLVLALGGTIIIGIKDWQVSADNFIGDGVALVSAVFYAASFVLRERLRTKFKTTNILLWSCTLGSLFTLPIVIITEDRVFPSSFSGWLAVICLAILCQVVGQGLVTYNLKKFSAGFVSLFLLLEPIIAAILAWAIFSEELSLINWLAFLVICAGIYLAKSEKPFVFTPTQLSDSKAEKANVM; translated from the coding sequence ATGAGTAATCAACTTGAGTTAGCACAACAACAAATAGATCCAAAACCAGATATACTAGCGTACTTATCGATGCCTGTAGCCGTATTTCTATTATCTCTAGCTGCAATTTTCATTAAATTGAGCGAAAAAGAAATCGGCTCAAATGCTACGATTTTCAATCGCTTTTGGATTGGTGCTGTTGCTTTCGGGTTGTGGAATAGCATTCAGGCTAGCCGATACAAACTATCCGCAGATTTTCTTATCCAGAACGAGGCTTACACAATTCGTGACATTATTATTTTTGTGGTTTTGGCTATTATTAATATCGGGTCATTACTCTCCTGGGCTTGGTCTATAACTCAGACCAGTATTGCTAATGCCAACTTACTCCATAACCTCAACCCCTTGTTCGCCACTCTCGGAGGATGGCTATTTTTAGGTCATCGTTTTGGCAAGAAATTTCTGATTAGCTTGGTATTAGCTTTAGGCGGAACAATTATTATCGGAATTAAAGATTGGCAAGTGTCTGCCGATAATTTCATCGGGGACGGTGTGGCTTTAGTTTCTGCCGTATTCTATGCTGCAAGCTTTGTACTTAGAGAACGACTGAGAACCAAGTTTAAGACAACAAATATTCTCTTATGGTCTTGCACACTTGGCAGTTTGTTCACTCTCCCAATTGTTATCATTACTGAAGATAGAGTCTTTCCTTCTTCATTCTCAGGGTGGCTGGCAGTAATTTGTCTAGCGATTCTATGCCAAGTCGTCGGACAAGGACTCGTAACCTATAATCTGAAAAAATTTTCTGCTGGATTTGTTTCTTTGTTCCTGCTACTTGAGCCGATTATTGCCGCAATACTTGCCTGGGCAATTTTTTCTGAAGAGTTAAGTTTAATTAATTGGTTAGCTTTTTTGGTAATTTGTGCTGGCATTTATTTGGCTAAATCTGAAAAGCCTTTTGTATTTACTCCAACTCAATTGTCAGACAGCAAAGCCGAGAAGGCAAATGTAATGTAG
- a CDS encoding MBL fold metallo-hydrolase: MSPLPQQPSPTTNPPRAVFLNEIPRPDSLPTDFPQESIFTFPPNRDTLGGTSYFIVRNESNILIDCPALDERNQDFLAAHGGVGWLFLTHRGAIGKTAEIQQIFDCKVLIQEQEAYLLPGLTVTSFSQEFTLDTQTKVIWTPGHSPGSSCLYYSELGGILFSGRHLVPNQQGQPVPLRTAKTFHWPRQINSLRSLLERFTPESLEYICPGANTGFLRGKRAIDGAYQHLASLDLQALLRLQPLL; encoded by the coding sequence ATGTCCCCTTTACCTCAACAGCCAAGTCCTACAACCAACCCACCACGGGCTGTGTTCCTGAACGAAATTCCTCGCCCAGATTCTCTGCCAACGGACTTCCCACAAGAAAGCATTTTTACTTTTCCACCCAATCGGGACACATTAGGAGGAACCTCTTATTTTATTGTAAGAAATGAAAGCAATATCCTCATAGATTGCCCTGCCCTAGACGAAAGAAATCAAGATTTTTTAGCAGCGCATGGAGGCGTGGGTTGGTTATTTCTCACCCATCGAGGCGCTATTGGTAAGACCGCTGAAATTCAGCAAATTTTTGATTGCAAAGTTCTCATTCAAGAACAAGAAGCTTATTTATTACCAGGTTTAACTGTAACTAGTTTTAGCCAAGAATTTACTCTTGATACACAAACAAAAGTAATTTGGACACCAGGTCATTCTCCTGGCTCATCTTGTCTATACTACAGTGAACTTGGAGGCATTTTATTTTCTGGTCGCCATTTAGTCCCCAATCAGCAAGGTCAACCAGTACCATTACGGACAGCTAAAACTTTTCACTGGCCGCGACAAATTAACAGTCTTCGATCGCTATTAGAACGTTTTACACCAGAGAGTCTTGAGTATATTTGTCCTGGAGCCAATACAGGTTTCTTGAGAGGAAAGCGTGCCATAGATGGAGCTTACCAGCACCTGGCTTCTCTTGATTTACAAGCTTTGCTGCGGTTACAGCCCCTACTTTAG
- a CDS encoding site-2 protease family protein: MEFWFLFLLLLGLATYLMVQHSVAQITRTPVWLLWLVLMTPALLLIGWMLMYGAKQPPPVALFMWSLFICVLFYWILFQWGRRIPPDTQTEAQTQASEPQPIIQPTAETIVRPIEPREETQLRNCFPWSVYYVQNIEYRPQAVICRGQLRTKASNAYQQIKSNIEAQFGDRFLLIFQEGFNGKPFFVLVPNTQAAKQTNTPERDQKKLTRPGLALLLLLATLVTTTLVGVEIADVSLPRTSEIGSFVKVLSSPDVLLKGLPYALGLLTILGTHELGHYLTAKFYKIRSTLPYFIPVPFFLGTFGAFIQMRSPIPNRKALFDISIAGPLAGFVVTLPILIWGLAHSDVVPLTEKTRLLNPDALNPKYSILLAVLSKLALGSELTAKSALDLHPVAVAGFLGLVVTALNLMPVGQLDGGHIVHAMFGQRTAVVIGQIARVLLLLLSLVREEFLLWAIILLFMPLIDEPALNDVTELDNGRDIWGLLAMALLVVIVLPLPEAIANFLQI, encoded by the coding sequence ATGGAATTTTGGTTTTTGTTTCTCCTCCTACTGGGGCTAGCTACTTATCTAATGGTGCAGCACAGCGTCGCTCAGATCACCCGGACGCCAGTATGGTTGTTGTGGTTGGTTCTAATGACACCAGCATTGCTGTTGATTGGATGGATGCTGATGTACGGGGCGAAACAACCTCCGCCAGTAGCGTTGTTCATGTGGTCTTTATTTATCTGCGTACTGTTCTACTGGATCTTGTTTCAATGGGGGCGTCGAATACCACCAGATACACAGACTGAAGCCCAAACCCAAGCCTCAGAACCACAGCCAATAATCCAGCCTACCGCAGAAACAATAGTGCGTCCAATTGAACCAAGAGAAGAAACTCAACTGCGAAATTGTTTTCCTTGGTCTGTATACTACGTGCAAAATATTGAGTATCGACCACAGGCGGTAATTTGTCGCGGTCAGTTGCGAACCAAAGCCAGCAATGCTTATCAGCAGATTAAGAGTAATATTGAAGCACAATTTGGCGATCGCTTTCTGCTAATCTTTCAAGAAGGTTTCAATGGCAAACCTTTCTTTGTACTAGTTCCCAACACTCAAGCTGCTAAACAGACAAATACACCAGAACGCGACCAAAAAAAGTTGACTCGACCAGGATTAGCACTTTTACTCCTACTTGCTACTTTGGTAACTACTACTTTGGTAGGAGTGGAAATTGCTGATGTTTCTCTCCCACGAACATCGGAAATTGGCTCTTTTGTAAAAGTTCTATCTAGCCCAGATGTTCTGCTCAAGGGTTTGCCCTATGCTTTAGGATTATTGACGATTTTGGGCACTCATGAACTCGGACATTATTTAACAGCTAAATTCTACAAGATTCGATCGACGTTGCCTTACTTTATTCCCGTACCTTTCTTCTTGGGAACTTTTGGTGCATTCATTCAAATGCGTAGTCCCATTCCTAACCGCAAAGCTTTATTTGACATTAGTATCGCTGGTCCCCTTGCGGGCTTTGTTGTCACTTTACCGATACTAATTTGGGGATTGGCTCATTCTGATGTGGTTCCCCTGACTGAAAAAACCCGACTTTTGAATCCCGATGCCCTCAATCCCAAATATTCTATTTTATTAGCGGTACTCTCGAAGTTAGCTTTGGGAAGTGAATTAACAGCAAAATCGGCTCTTGACTTGCATCCAGTGGCAGTAGCCGGCTTTCTCGGATTAGTTGTCACCGCTTTAAATTTAATGCCTGTGGGACAACTAGACGGAGGTCACATTGTTCATGCAATGTTTGGACAACGAACCGCAGTTGTAATTGGTCAAATTGCTCGCGTACTGCTATTATTACTTTCTTTAGTTCGAGAAGAATTTTTGTTGTGGGCAATTATCTTATTATTTATGCCATTGATTGATGAACCGGCACTGAATGATGTCACTGAATTAGATAATGGACGTGACATTTGGGGGTTGTTAGCAATGGCCTTGTTGGTTGTTATTGTACTGCCATTACCGGAGGCGATCGCCAACTTTTTGCAAATTTAA
- a CDS encoding type II toxin-antitoxin system RelE/ParE family toxin: protein MEAIPFDVEVYETQEGRVPFSEWLTSLKDTQAAARILLRLDRTKQGNLGDHKLIADGMYEFRIDTGAGYRVYFGRVSNWIIVILWGGDKSSNSEILKKRNSTGWITGVGMMPKSRSYEQELMGYLQDSERAVAYLNAALEEGEEELFLVALQNVVKASGKGADWFEQLENVQPDSADRTAHQLFMLLKELRLGLKPMEFPKVVS, encoded by the coding sequence GTGGAAGCAATTCCTTTCGATGTCGAAGTTTACGAAACTCAAGAGGGTAGGGTTCCATTTTCCGAATGGTTGACTTCTCTTAAGGATACTCAGGCAGCCGCCAGAATTTTGCTGAGACTTGATCGGACTAAACAAGGAAATCTGGGCGATCATAAGCTAATTGCAGATGGTATGTATGAGTTTCGGATTGATACGGGTGCAGGATATCGGGTGTATTTTGGGCGAGTGAGTAACTGGATAATTGTGATTCTTTGGGGCGGGGATAAAAGTTCCAACAGCGAGATATTGAAAAAGCGCAACAGTACTGGATGGATTACAGGAGTCGGGATGATGCCCAAAAGTAGAAGCTACGAGCAAGAGTTGATGGGATATTTGCAAGATTCAGAACGGGCAGTTGCCTATCTCAACGCTGCTTTGGAAGAGGGTGAGGAGGAGTTGTTTTTAGTGGCATTGCAAAATGTGGTAAAGGCAAGTGGCAAAGGGGCTGACTGGTTTGAGCAGCTAGAAAATGTTCAGCCTGACTCAGCAGATAGAACGGCTCATCAATTGTTTATGTTACTTAAAGAGCTAAGACTGGGATTAAAACCAATGGAATTTCCCAAAGTGGTAAGCTAA
- a CDS encoding phycobiliprotein lyase, with protein sequence MNIEEFFELSTGKWFSHRTIHHLALNQSEHGKSDTIIETLAADHPEVSKLCQQYGINPSSTSYGLKVTWNGTMEREQVKHSGSSVLVSIPDADNPAQGKLLRQIVDGEKTPVPGRYQIDSDGALTLITEDETMKSEERLWFASPNLRMRVNVLKRSGGFSITSFTSEIRLGGFPPAAKTSEAASSVSS encoded by the coding sequence ATGAATATTGAAGAATTTTTTGAGTTAAGTACTGGTAAATGGTTTTCCCATCGTACTATTCATCATTTAGCTTTGAATCAATCTGAACATGGCAAGTCAGACACCATCATTGAGACACTAGCCGCAGATCATCCAGAAGTGAGCAAATTGTGTCAACAGTACGGAATTAATCCTAGTTCCACCTCCTATGGTCTCAAAGTCACCTGGAACGGCACAATGGAACGGGAGCAAGTAAAACATAGTGGCTCAAGTGTCTTAGTTTCAATACCTGATGCCGATAATCCGGCCCAAGGCAAGTTATTGAGGCAAATAGTTGATGGCGAGAAAACTCCAGTTCCCGGACGCTATCAGATAGATAGTGATGGTGCTTTGACTCTAATCACAGAAGATGAAACCATGAAGTCTGAGGAGCGTCTGTGGTTTGCTAGTCCCAATTTGCGAATGCGGGTGAATGTCTTAAAGCGCTCTGGTGGGTTTAGTATCACTTCCTTCACTTCCGAGATTCGCTTGGGTGGCTTTCCACCTGCGGCGAAAACTTCCGAGGCGGCTAGTTCAGTATCGAGTTAG
- a CDS encoding HEAT repeat domain-containing protein, which produces MTALSIEEISTQLESPNLRDRMVALANLRHVPPEDAVPLIKKVLDDESLQLRSMAIFALGVKPTPECYQILVRILENDPDYGIRADAAGALGYLGDARAFEVLSRAFYEDTDWLVRFSAAVSLGNIKDPRARQILLQALDSKELVLQEAAISALGEIRDVESVDSILRFAQSDDWLVRQRLAEALGNLPTPKSVSALKYMEKDSHSNVSEAARISLKRLEEIGNQA; this is translated from the coding sequence ATGACAGCTTTAAGCATAGAAGAAATTTCTACTCAGTTAGAAAGTCCGAATCTGCGCGATCGCATGGTAGCCCTTGCTAATCTGCGTCATGTTCCTCCTGAGGATGCAGTACCTTTGATTAAAAAAGTACTAGACGACGAATCTTTGCAACTGCGATCGATGGCAATATTTGCCCTTGGAGTCAAGCCTACGCCAGAATGTTATCAAATTTTGGTGCGAATTCTCGAAAATGACCCAGATTATGGCATTCGTGCTGATGCCGCTGGTGCTTTAGGATATTTGGGTGATGCCAGAGCTTTTGAGGTACTCTCACGGGCATTTTATGAAGATACTGATTGGTTAGTGCGCTTTAGTGCAGCCGTATCTCTCGGTAACATTAAAGACCCTCGTGCCCGTCAAATTCTGCTGCAAGCCCTCGATAGTAAAGAACTAGTATTGCAAGAGGCTGCAATCTCTGCACTCGGAGAAATTCGAGACGTTGAGTCTGTCGATAGTATCCTGCGGTTTGCCCAATCCGATGATTGGTTAGTTAGGCAGCGTCTGGCAGAAGCTTTGGGCAATCTTCCCACTCCCAAGAGCGTCTCAGCTTTGAAATACATGGAAAAAGACAGTCATTCCAACGTTTCCGAAGCAGCGAGAATTAGCCTCAAGAGGCTTGAGGAAATAGGTAATCAAGCTTAA
- a CDS encoding YciE/YciF ferroxidase family protein, producing MVQLSERPGTKKITNLHDKFIYELGAMYDAEHRFLEAQQLMWQCSHHNQLKSLLETHIRETEQQIRNLEQSFSSLGQQPQRVTCDAAAGLISDAQKLTLLAADNPKIVELIMAGAQAKVEQLEIACYRGLIKGAEQMGQNEVVRLLQQNLQQEEQTAQKIEQHMPQLLQEAKSAEISGGNRSR from the coding sequence ATGGTTCAACTTAGCGAACGTCCCGGCACCAAAAAAATCACAAATTTGCACGATAAGTTCATCTATGAACTTGGTGCGATGTACGATGCTGAACATCGCTTTTTGGAAGCTCAGCAGCTAATGTGGCAGTGTAGCCACCATAACCAGTTGAAGTCCTTGCTCGAAACCCATATTCGGGAAACCGAGCAGCAAATTAGAAATCTGGAGCAGTCATTTAGCAGCTTGGGACAGCAACCACAGCGGGTGACTTGTGATGCTGCGGCTGGTTTGATTAGTGATGCTCAAAAATTAACACTATTGGCTGCTGATAATCCTAAAATTGTCGAGCTGATAATGGCAGGAGCGCAGGCTAAAGTCGAACAATTAGAAATTGCTTGCTATCGCGGCTTGATTAAAGGTGCTGAGCAGATGGGGCAAAACGAAGTCGTGCGACTGCTACAGCAAAACTTGCAGCAGGAAGAACAAACAGCTCAAAAGATTGAGCAGCACATGCCACAGTTACTTCAAGAAGCAAAATCTGCTGAAATTTCAGGTGGTAATAGGTCTCGGTAA
- a CDS encoding DUF29 domain-containing protein yields MSNQSVPKTSNLYAEDYHLWLEHTVYLLKNKIFLNLDLENLIEEIESMGRSDKNALRSNLRVLLMHLLKYKFQPQNRSNSWLYTIYEHRQRLQEAFLDSPSLKLYYTEVFDNCYQHARKEASIETGLPLSIFPKEYPFSVDQTLDFDFFPN; encoded by the coding sequence ATGAGCAATCAATCTGTTCCTAAAACCAGTAATCTTTATGCAGAAGATTATCATTTGTGGTTGGAACATACTGTTTATTTATTAAAGAATAAAATTTTTTTAAATTTAGATTTAGAAAATTTAATTGAAGAAATTGAAAGTATGGGGAGAAGTGATAAAAATGCTTTAAGGAGTAATCTTAGAGTGCTTCTAATGCACCTCCTCAAATATAAATTTCAACCCCAAAACCGATCAAATAGCTGGTTATATACAATTTATGAACATCGTCAAAGATTACAAGAAGCATTTTTAGATAGTCCTAGCTTAAAATTATACTACACGGAAGTTTTTGATAATTGTTACCAACACGCTCGAAAAGAAGCATCTATTGAAACAGGACTTCCCCTGTCTATTTTTCCTAAAGAGTATCCTTTTTCTGTCGATCAAACGCTAGATTTTGATTTCTTCCCAAATTAA
- a CDS encoding type II toxin-antitoxin system HicB family antitoxin, with translation MSKFKYQMLIQWSDEDNCFLVGFPDFPGQPFRTHGDTYEEAVANGTQALESLIMAYEATGEALPKPTVCKVA, from the coding sequence ATGAGCAAATTTAAATATCAAATGCTAATTCAATGGTCTGATGAAGACAACTGCTTTTTAGTTGGATTTCCCGATTTCCCTGGACAGCCTTTTCGGACGCATGGCGATACTTATGAAGAAGCTGTTGCAAATGGTACTCAAGCATTGGAGTCACTAATAATGGCTTACGAAGCCACAGGAGAAGCACTTCCAAAGCCGACCGTTTGTAAAGTAGCTTAA